From the Microtus ochrogaster isolate Prairie Vole_2 unplaced genomic scaffold, MicOch1.0 UNK16, whole genome shotgun sequence genome, one window contains:
- the Crnn gene encoding cornulin: protein MPQLLQNIHGIIEAFGCYARSEGGCKVLTRGELKRLLEHEFADVIVNPHDPSTVDEVLRLLDEDNTGAVEFKEFLVLVFKVARACFKTLSESPTGACVSDRSESCHPGSGKELEQGQRGGTGVGRDGAEQNCEDSSRGQRDQGSKEQVRVGTHTQNQDSYPAQISSHNTEAESQRQERIVNQQTQATRQVEQTPRTEDKTWTRERRSERQAQVSQQTEETTVGTTTQTQEGAFQTQGFNCGQDRGTSSHSQDRILEDQDATEHYQTQAESHTQIRTQTVEQSCRQQTRGGSIQTHRSTYDQNRQTEIHSQDRNQSGQADIDHHQAQSYTQTHTQMREQSRSQQEGNSHIQTHGSIHDQNRMTEIYGQDSSHTGQVGTGHFQTQVGSYSQTLEHDGNQSERQIRAPEKRRIQIQPGMGQGWTPVSNCETEESVLGGQVQTETGTVRGRQDWSSSHPGRKGGQGKSTPTVIRDEWVNDHTREIVIRSQDPGSLHARASSAQGQDTAQIQGEKKGVPAKGLYSYLKTDQP, encoded by the exons ATGCCTCAGTTGCTGCAAAACATTCATGGGATCATCGAAGCCTTCGGGTGCTATGCCAGGTCAGAGGGCGGCTGCAAAGTGCTCACGCGGGGGGAGCTGAAGAGGCTCCTGGAACATGAGTTTGCTGATGTCATAGTG aaCCCCCATGATCCCTCGACTGTGGATGAAGTCCTGCGCCTGTTGGATGAAGATAACACAGGGGCTGTGGAGTTCAAGGAATTCCTGGTCTTAGTGTTCAAAGTTGCTCGGGCCTGCTTTAAGACACTTAGTGAGAGTCCTACAGGTGCTTGCGTGTCTGACAGATCTGAAAGCTGCCATCCTGGATCCGGGAAAGAGCTGGAGCAAGGCCAGAGAGGTGGCACTGGAGTGGGAAGAGATGGAGCAGAGCAGAATTGTGAGGACAGCAGCCGTGGACAGAGGGATCAGGGGTCTAAGGAACAGGTCAGGGTGGGGACACACACCCAGAATCAGGACAGCTACCCTGCACAGATCAGCAGTCACAACACGGAGGCTGAGTCTCAGAGACAGGAGAGAATTGTAAACCAGCAAACACAAGCAACACGACAGGTGGAACAGACCCCGAGGACAGAAGACAAGACTTGGACCAGAGAGAGGAGGTCAGAGCGGCAGGCACAGGTTAGCCAGCAGACAGAGGAGACCACAGTTGGTACTACAACTCAGACACAAGAAGGTGCCTTCCAGACACAGGGATTCAACTGTGGCCAGGACAGAGGGACTAGCAGCCATAGCCAAGACAGAATCCTGGAAGACCAAGATGCTACAGAACACTACCAGACACAGGCAGAATCTCATACCCAGATACGCACTCAGACCGTAGAACAGAGCTGTAGGCAGCAGACAAGAGGTGGCAGTATCCAAACACACAGATCCACCTATGACCAGAACAGACAGACTGAGATTCACAGTCAAGATAGAAACCAATCAGGCCAGGCTGATATAGACCACCACCAGGCACAATcatatactcagacacacacCCAGATGAGGGAACAAAGCAGGAGCCAGCAGGAAGGAAACAGCCACATCCAAACACATGGGTCCATTCATGACCAAAACAGAATGACTGAGATCTATGGACAAGACAGCAGTCATACAGGACAGGTAGGGACAGGACACTTCCAGACACAGGTAGGATCATATTCTCAGACTTTGGAGCATGATGGAAACCAGTCTGAACGACAGATAAGGGCTCCAGAAAAGAGACGGATCCAGATACAGCCAGGTATGGGACAAGGCTGGACACCAGTAAGCAACTGTGAGACAGAAGAGTCAGTGCTCGGAGGCCAGGTCCAGACCGAGACAGGCACTGTGAGGGGAAGACAAGACTGGAGCAGCAGCCACCCGGGCCGAAAGGGAGGGCAGGGGAAGAGCACACCCACTGTCATTAGAGATGAATGGGTCAATGACCACACAAGGGAAATAGTGATCCGAAGCCAGGATCCAGGTAGCCTGCATGCTCGTGCTTCTTCAGCTCAGGGCCAGGACACAGCACAGATacagggggagaagaaaggagtccCAGCCAAGGGACTATATTCCTATTTGAAGACAGACCAGCCATGA